The proteins below come from a single Microthrixaceae bacterium genomic window:
- a CDS encoding ABC transporter substrate-binding protein, whose amino-acid sequence MQNRSRRSVRIAALLLASSLVMSSCGGSDSGSDDDGDNNETTIANGTQDEGTPTPGGSLTYAIEADASGGYCLATAQLAAGGIQVANAIYDSLFALDENYEVQPYLAESYSWNPEYTALSIKLREGITFHDGSPLTADVVKLNIDSWRGDAAAKEKTNLNSLLFLFVFMNIAEVTVDDPLTVTIHTKTPWMALPQFLAGGRNGIMAESQMVGGEEHCKENLIGTGPFKVDNWTPNSEMKLSKNPNYWRTDAEGRQLPYLDSLTFKPIVGGTDRVDALEAGSIDAGHFSGQDQFDSITDNDALQLLKEAPGHMEIGYGLVNNAKAPTDDIEIREHLGMAIDREELNEINSGGKFRTADQPFDTDVLGYLEDIETLEYDPDAAEEFFAGKNLSVSIKYATDPTVKLLAESVAAQLKDVGVDSVVEVMDQAALIDQALGGNFNIILWRNHPGLDPDTEYNWWHSDSPVNFGKINDPAIDDALDRGRVSTDPAERKTIYEDLNRAFAKGRYNQWNWYTEWAVGASTKVHNITGSTLPDGSATPGVTWGWHSLAETWVDQ is encoded by the coding sequence GTGCAGAACCGATCACGGCGAAGCGTCCGAATCGCCGCTCTCCTCCTCGCCTCCTCGCTCGTCATGAGCTCGTGCGGCGGCAGCGACAGCGGAAGCGACGACGACGGCGACAACAACGAGACGACGATCGCCAACGGCACCCAGGATGAGGGCACCCCGACCCCGGGCGGGTCGTTGACCTACGCCATCGAGGCTGACGCCTCGGGTGGTTACTGCCTCGCCACGGCGCAGCTCGCCGCCGGAGGCATCCAGGTTGCGAACGCGATCTACGACTCGTTGTTCGCGCTCGACGAGAACTACGAGGTTCAGCCCTACCTCGCGGAGTCCTATTCCTGGAACCCCGAGTACACCGCGCTCAGCATCAAGTTGCGCGAAGGCATCACCTTCCACGACGGATCGCCACTCACCGCGGACGTCGTGAAACTCAACATCGATTCGTGGCGTGGCGATGCGGCGGCCAAAGAAAAGACCAACCTCAACTCACTGTTGTTCCTGTTCGTGTTCATGAACATCGCAGAGGTCACGGTCGATGATCCGCTGACGGTGACGATCCACACGAAGACCCCGTGGATGGCGCTGCCTCAGTTCCTCGCCGGCGGCCGCAACGGCATCATGGCCGAGTCGCAGATGGTCGGTGGCGAGGAGCACTGCAAGGAGAACCTCATCGGAACCGGACCGTTCAAGGTCGACAATTGGACACCGAACTCGGAAATGAAGCTGTCCAAGAATCCGAACTACTGGCGTACCGACGCCGAAGGCCGCCAGCTTCCCTACCTCGACTCGCTGACGTTCAAGCCGATCGTCGGTGGAACCGATCGTGTCGATGCGCTCGAAGCCGGGTCGATCGACGCCGGGCACTTCAGTGGCCAGGACCAGTTCGACTCGATCACCGACAACGATGCTCTCCAGCTGTTGAAGGAAGCTCCGGGGCACATGGAGATCGGCTACGGCTTGGTCAACAACGCCAAGGCCCCCACCGATGACATCGAGATCCGTGAACATCTGGGCATGGCGATCGACCGCGAGGAACTCAACGAAATCAACTCGGGTGGCAAGTTCCGAACCGCCGATCAGCCATTCGACACCGATGTCCTCGGCTACCTCGAGGACATCGAGACGCTCGAGTACGACCCGGATGCCGCCGAGGAGTTCTTCGCCGGCAAGAACCTCAGCGTGAGCATCAAGTATGCGACCGACCCGACGGTGAAGCTGCTCGCCGAATCGGTTGCGGCCCAGCTCAAGGACGTCGGCGTCGACTCCGTCGTCGAGGTCATGGACCAGGCGGCGCTCATCGACCAGGCCCTCGGCGGCAACTTCAACATCATCTTGTGGCGTAACCACCCGGGCCTCGACCCCGACACCGAGTACAACTGGTGGCATTCCGATTCCCCGGTGAACTTCGGCAAGATCAACGATCCTGCGATCGACGATGCCCTCGATCGGGGCCGGGTCTCGACCGATCCGGCTGAGCGCAAGACGATCTACGAAGACCTGAACCGGGCGTTCGCCAAGGGCCGCTACAACCAGTGGAACTGGTATACCGAGTGGGCCGTCGGAGCCTCGACGAAGGTGCACAACATCACCGGGTCGACGCTTCCGGACGGATCGGCCACCCCAGGGGTGACGTGGGGCTGGCATTCCCTCGCCGAGACCTGGGTCGATCAGTAG
- a CDS encoding AMP-binding protein, which produces MELNIADMCAAIAQAYPDRDALLFRDRRLCWAQVDARAAAFAETLHGVRPGRRRVFEGANGWESTQEHVALYLHNGNEYLEAMLGAWQASWAPVNINYRYLAAELTYVLADSRARVLVFHSAFAPLVQEVRAGLEHLEALIQVADESSNDLVDGARWYEDVVTQPASEALRARLADERSGDDLYVCYTGGTTGLPKGVLWRQADFVVSALGLRRKDRTDFDSIDEIVAAAEHSRLRALPAPPLMHGAAHWNALSCWLGGGTVIIQDHPEHFDAADVLDCVERHRVTSLLIVGDSFARPLLDQLEASRRAGRPRDMSSLRHLLSGGAVLSPHVKAELLGALDGVTIVDVLGSSESGRQAVATSAVASSAAAPGPSPAGPSPAGPPPAGPSATGPSTTGFRSESTAVVLADGLDRPLNADDPADVGVAGWLAQTGRMPLGYLGDEAKTAATFPVIGGVRHGVAGDRAALRTDGTIELLGRDSVCINTGGEKVFAEEVEVALTAHRAVTDAIVCGRASERWGSEVVAVVSLRPDATVSDDELIAHVKARLASYKAPKSIVRVAGVRRSPSGKPDYAWARSLAEG; this is translated from the coding sequence GTGGAGTTGAACATCGCCGACATGTGCGCAGCGATCGCGCAGGCCTACCCGGATCGTGACGCACTGCTGTTTCGCGACCGGCGGTTGTGTTGGGCACAGGTCGATGCCCGAGCAGCGGCCTTCGCCGAGACGCTCCACGGGGTGCGCCCCGGCCGCCGCCGGGTGTTCGAGGGTGCCAACGGATGGGAAAGCACCCAGGAACACGTCGCGCTGTACCTGCACAACGGAAACGAGTACCTCGAAGCGATGCTCGGCGCCTGGCAGGCATCGTGGGCACCCGTCAACATCAACTATCGGTACCTCGCCGCAGAGCTCACCTACGTCCTTGCCGACAGTCGTGCCCGCGTCCTGGTGTTCCACTCTGCCTTCGCCCCACTCGTGCAGGAGGTGCGCGCCGGGCTGGAACATCTCGAAGCGCTCATTCAGGTGGCGGACGAATCCAGCAACGATCTGGTCGACGGGGCCCGGTGGTACGAAGACGTGGTGACCCAACCCGCCTCGGAGGCGTTGAGAGCCCGCCTCGCGGATGAGCGCTCGGGCGACGATCTGTACGTGTGTTACACCGGCGGCACGACGGGACTGCCCAAAGGGGTGTTGTGGCGTCAGGCCGACTTCGTGGTCTCCGCGCTCGGACTTCGGCGCAAGGACCGAACCGACTTCGATTCGATCGACGAGATCGTCGCCGCCGCCGAACACAGCCGGTTGCGGGCGCTCCCGGCCCCACCGTTGATGCACGGGGCCGCCCATTGGAACGCCCTGAGCTGCTGGTTGGGCGGTGGGACGGTGATCATCCAGGATCACCCCGAGCACTTCGACGCCGCGGACGTGTTGGACTGTGTCGAGCGACACCGCGTCACCAGCCTGCTCATCGTCGGCGACTCCTTTGCTCGGCCGCTGCTGGACCAACTCGAGGCGAGCCGGCGCGCCGGACGGCCGCGCGACATGTCGAGCCTTCGCCACCTGCTGTCGGGAGGGGCCGTGCTCAGCCCTCACGTGAAGGCCGAACTGTTGGGTGCTCTCGACGGGGTCACCATCGTCGACGTGCTCGGCTCCTCCGAAAGTGGACGCCAGGCCGTGGCGACCTCGGCGGTGGCGAGCTCGGCTGCGGCGCCAGGCCCATCTCCAGCAGGCCCATCTCCAGCAGGCCCACCTCCAGCAGGGCCATCTGCGACAGGACCGTCGACGACAGGCTTTCGCTCGGAATCGACAGCCGTCGTGCTCGCCGATGGATTGGACCGTCCGCTCAACGCCGACGACCCCGCGGATGTGGGGGTGGCCGGGTGGCTCGCTCAGACCGGCCGCATGCCGCTGGGCTACCTCGGCGACGAGGCGAAGACCGCGGCGACCTTTCCGGTGATCGGCGGGGTCCGCCATGGCGTCGCCGGGGACCGTGCCGCGCTGCGCACCGACGGCACGATTGAGTTGTTGGGACGCGACTCGGTGTGCATCAACACCGGCGGCGAGAAGGTCTTCGCCGAGGAGGTCGAGGTGGCCCTCACCGCTCACCGGGCGGTCACCGACGCCATCGTGTGCGGGCGTGCGAGCGAGCGATGGGGTTCGGAGGTGGTGGCGGTGGTGTCGTTGCGACCCGACGCGACGGTGAGCGACGACGAGCTCATCGCTCACGTCAAGGCGCGCCTCGCCTCCTACAAGGCCCCGAAGTCGATCGTCCGGGTCGCCGGCGTTCGACGAAGCCCTTCGGGCAAGCCCGACTACGCCTGGGCGCGTTCGCTGGCCGAGGGCTGA
- a CDS encoding glycerophosphodiester phosphodiesterase, which produces MASRFAVLDHPGPLAFAHRGGAGEWPENTMPAFEGAVSLGFRYLETDVHRTADGVLVAFHDDRLDRVTDRAGLISQLTWDEVRRAKVGGREPIVRFEELLEAFPAVRFNIDPKADDAVEPLARVLRDAKAIDRVCIGAFSDARLAEMRERCGPALCTSLGPKQILRLRVAATRGFRSLVRPAFVQGAAQVPVSHKGVPLVTPAFVDTAHRLGMQVHVWTIDDPVEIHRLLDLGVDGIMTDQPLELKRVLTSRGQWVHPAR; this is translated from the coding sequence ATGGCCAGCCGATTTGCCGTACTCGATCATCCTGGCCCACTCGCCTTCGCACACCGAGGGGGTGCAGGCGAATGGCCCGAAAACACCATGCCGGCGTTTGAGGGTGCGGTCAGCCTCGGCTTCCGCTACCTCGAAACCGACGTGCACCGCACCGCCGACGGTGTCCTGGTCGCCTTCCATGACGACCGCCTCGACCGTGTCACCGACCGGGCCGGGCTGATCTCGCAGCTCACCTGGGATGAGGTTCGCCGCGCCAAGGTCGGCGGCCGCGAACCCATCGTGCGGTTCGAGGAGTTACTGGAGGCGTTTCCCGCGGTGCGGTTCAACATCGACCCGAAGGCCGATGACGCGGTCGAGCCGCTTGCGAGGGTTCTCCGCGACGCCAAGGCCATCGACCGGGTGTGCATCGGTGCCTTCAGCGACGCCCGCCTGGCCGAGATGCGCGAGCGATGTGGGCCCGCGCTGTGCACCTCGCTCGGGCCGAAGCAGATCCTGCGCCTTCGTGTTGCTGCGACACGGGGGTTTCGATCGCTGGTGAGGCCGGCGTTCGTCCAGGGGGCCGCTCAGGTGCCGGTCTCCCACAAGGGGGTACCCCTCGTCACCCCAGCCTTCGTGGACACCGCCCACCGCCTGGGGATGCAGGTCCACGTGTGGACCATCGACGACCCGGTCGAGATTCACCGGCTCCTCGACCTCGGGGTCGACGGCATCATGACCGATCAACCCCTCGAACTCAAACGCGTACTGACATCTCGCGGGCAGTGGGTTCACCCCGCGCGATGA
- a CDS encoding ABC transporter ATP-binding protein has protein sequence MNDVISVPEPAQARIKGDHLLEVKNLSVFFNTPRGKVRSVDDISFTLGRGKTLGIVGESGSGKSVTSKAVMGLLPRRTLEMSGSILYEGSELVGRSEADYRKLWGTEMSMVFQDPMTSLNPVMKIGRQITESLRLNLGMDRQTAKDTAIALLKAVKIPAPEKRFNEYPGQLSGGMRQRIVIAVALACGPKLLFADEPTTALDVTVQAQILDLLDDQQRERFMAVVLVTHDLGVVAGRADEIAVMYAGRIVEHAPTRSLFGRMRHPYTEALLKSIPTLDAPSHTRLAAIGGAPPVLINPPAGCAFAPRCSYAQDRCHTDRPPLVADPADPDHLFACHFPVAFTPKPTSAPHTVGAPAGPTPGDMASSGPAPGGQAHGGTAMTVTTAEAAFAPNPTTGGQ, from the coding sequence GTGAACGACGTCATTTCCGTGCCGGAACCCGCTCAGGCGCGCATCAAGGGCGATCACCTGCTCGAGGTCAAGAACCTGTCGGTGTTCTTCAACACCCCGCGCGGCAAGGTCCGTTCCGTCGACGACATCAGCTTCACCCTCGGACGAGGCAAGACCCTTGGCATCGTCGGCGAGTCGGGATCGGGCAAATCGGTGACCTCCAAGGCGGTCATGGGGCTGCTGCCCCGACGCACGCTCGAGATGTCGGGCAGCATCCTTTACGAAGGATCGGAGCTCGTCGGGCGCTCCGAGGCCGACTACCGCAAGCTGTGGGGCACCGAGATGTCGATGGTGTTCCAGGATCCGATGACCTCGCTGAATCCGGTCATGAAGATCGGTCGCCAGATCACCGAGTCGCTGCGCCTGAACCTCGGGATGGACCGTCAGACCGCCAAGGACACGGCGATCGCCCTGTTGAAGGCGGTCAAGATTCCGGCCCCCGAGAAGCGCTTCAACGAGTATCCCGGGCAGCTCTCCGGCGGCATGCGCCAACGCATCGTGATCGCCGTAGCGCTCGCCTGCGGACCGAAGCTGCTGTTCGCCGACGAGCCGACCACCGCCCTCGACGTGACGGTTCAGGCCCAGATCCTCGATCTGCTCGACGATCAGCAACGCGAGCGTTTCATGGCGGTCGTGTTGGTCACCCACGACCTCGGGGTGGTCGCGGGACGTGCCGACGAGATCGCGGTCATGTATGCCGGCCGTATCGTCGAACATGCGCCGACCCGGTCGCTGTTCGGACGCATGCGCCACCCCTACACCGAGGCGCTGCTCAAGTCGATCCCGACCCTCGATGCGCCGAGCCACACCCGACTCGCCGCCATCGGTGGGGCGCCGCCGGTGCTGATCAACCCGCCGGCAGGCTGCGCCTTCGCTCCGCGCTGCTCCTACGCGCAGGATCGTTGCCATACCGATCGGCCCCCGCTGGTTGCAGATCCTGCGGATCCCGACCACCTGTTTGCGTGTCACTTCCCCGTCGCATTCACACCGAAGCCGACGTCGGCTCCCCACACGGTCGGGGCCCCGGCAGGTCCAACACCGGGTGACATGGCATCGTCCGGTCCGGCACCGGGTGGTCAGGCGCACGGCGGCACCGCCATGACCGTGACCACCGCAGAGGCCGCATTCGCCCCGAACCCGACGACCGGAGGTCAGTGA
- a CDS encoding enoyl-CoA hydratase/isomerase family protein encodes MTTPETSSSVTRFEQIDDGIFQLTLDRPDALNALDLALIADLERRFAAFGRMRGLRAVILTGAGRAFCAGLDLAAIDPSAAFESEVRPEDSHLDPAAAEPPGRAQLGMALQKRIAGLMLALREQPVPVIAAVNGAAVGGGLALALASDIRIGSQSARFGDAFVRIGISGCDVGVSWMLPRIVGAGRAHELMLTGRIIDAAEAQSIGLLTDVVAADQLVERAVEVARMIRRNSPFGVWMTKEVSYANQAISSMRAAIDLENRTQILASFTEDTGEAVGAFFEKREPRFSNR; translated from the coding sequence ATGACGACGCCAGAGACCTCATCGTCCGTCACTCGATTCGAACAGATCGACGACGGCATCTTCCAGCTCACCCTCGATCGACCCGATGCGCTCAACGCCCTCGACCTGGCGCTCATCGCCGACCTCGAGCGCCGATTCGCGGCGTTTGGCCGGATGCGAGGGCTCCGTGCGGTGATCCTGACCGGGGCCGGGCGAGCATTCTGCGCTGGTTTGGACCTGGCGGCGATCGATCCCTCTGCTGCGTTCGAGTCGGAAGTCCGGCCTGAGGATTCCCACCTCGACCCGGCCGCTGCAGAACCGCCGGGACGCGCTCAGCTCGGCATGGCGCTGCAAAAGCGCATCGCCGGGTTGATGCTGGCGTTGCGCGAACAACCGGTGCCGGTCATCGCCGCCGTGAACGGCGCTGCGGTCGGCGGCGGACTCGCCCTCGCGTTGGCCTCCGACATCCGGATCGGATCGCAATCCGCACGATTCGGTGATGCCTTCGTGAGGATCGGCATCAGTGGCTGCGACGTCGGAGTGAGCTGGATGCTGCCCAGAATCGTCGGCGCCGGCCGCGCGCACGAGCTCATGTTGACGGGGCGCATCATCGACGCGGCTGAAGCGCAGTCCATCGGATTGCTCACCGACGTCGTGGCGGCCGATCAACTCGTCGAGCGGGCAGTGGAGGTCGCCAGGATGATTCGGCGCAACTCGCCCTTCGGCGTGTGGATGACCAAGGAGGTCAGCTATGCGAATCAGGCGATCTCGTCGATGCGCGCCGCGATCGACCTGGAAAACCGCACCCAGATCCTGGCCTCGTTCACCGAGGACACCGGCGAGGCGGTCGGGGCGTTTTTCGAAAAACGCGAACCGCGCTTTTCGAACCGCTAG
- a CDS encoding ABC transporter permease → MRLLGRRFLQLIVVIFLLSLVAFFSLRLIPGDPAEIIGLGADPATIEQIRDDIGLNESVVTQYTRWAGNFVRGDLGKYYHAAGDPAADVRRTLPISLQLMVYTQIVALAFAIPLGVFAAYRADRLFDRMSNIGAFFAISIPAFVLAYLAKQYFVFKWNLLPERGWPPLSEGVGDHFRHAVLPVAVMSVAQIAVYYRLLRSDMISTLQEDYITMARAKGLGSQRILFRHALRPSSLTLLTVAGLNVGSMISTAVIVEKIFGIDGMGLKLVTAVFSREYIAAQSFIAVIGILFVLINFLVDLLYTVLDPRIRHA, encoded by the coding sequence ATGAGACTTCTGGGACGTCGCTTCCTGCAACTCATCGTCGTCATCTTCTTGTTGTCACTCGTCGCGTTCTTCTCGTTGCGTTTGATCCCCGGCGATCCCGCGGAGATCATCGGCCTCGGCGCCGACCCCGCGACGATCGAACAGATCCGCGACGACATCGGACTGAACGAGTCGGTGGTCACCCAGTACACGCGCTGGGCGGGCAACTTCGTTCGAGGCGACCTCGGCAAGTATTACCACGCAGCCGGCGACCCGGCCGCCGATGTCCGGCGCACGTTGCCGATCTCGCTGCAACTCATGGTGTACACGCAGATCGTCGCGTTGGCCTTCGCCATCCCGCTGGGGGTTTTCGCCGCATACCGCGCCGACCGCCTCTTCGATCGGATGTCGAACATCGGAGCGTTCTTCGCCATTTCCATCCCGGCCTTCGTCCTGGCCTACCTCGCCAAGCAGTACTTCGTCTTCAAATGGAACCTGCTGCCCGAACGCGGATGGCCACCCCTCAGCGAGGGGGTCGGCGATCATTTCCGCCATGCGGTGTTGCCGGTCGCCGTCATGTCGGTGGCCCAAATCGCGGTCTACTACCGCCTGTTGCGTAGCGACATGATCTCCACGCTCCAGGAGGACTACATCACCATGGCTCGGGCGAAGGGCCTCGGATCGCAACGCATCCTGTTTCGCCATGCACTACGGCCGAGCTCGCTCACCCTGCTCACCGTGGCAGGCCTCAACGTCGGGTCCATGATCTCCACGGCGGTCATCGTGGAGAAGATCTTCGGCATCGACGGAATGGGGCTCAAGCTCGTGACGGCGGTGTTCAGCCGCGAATACATCGCGGCGCAGAGCTTCATCGCCGTGATCGGCATCTTGTTCGTGCTCATCAATTTCCTGGTCGACCTGCTCTACACCGTCCTCGATCCCCGGATCCGACATGCCTGA
- a CDS encoding FAD-binding oxidoreductase, protein MPRQNPPADPRGRRLGARLESLAADLELAIGSAGVVRDPEVAATYTTDWTGRYGPKRAVVARPTNAEEIALCLDAAASHGVAVVPQGGNTGLVGGSVPNRHDTLVLSTRRCRQIGPIDEVTGQITVGAGVTLAELNSALRGSGWRFAVDFAARDSATIGGMVATNAGGIRVFRHGSTRQQVVGLEYVAADGRIARHLDAMAKDNTGYDLKSLLCGSEGTLAVISAVRLRLIPEVGESVVALCSFADLDEAIGFAWEIRQRVPGSEAIEYLDGACADLVAMTRRVALPVRGAAMILVEAAASVAPLDDLAAGIAAAGSRPDDVAFGIEPSQRRELWRLRDELTIALAALGTVHKYDVSVPHDRISHVRERTEAGLARLAPRSTAWWFGHVCDDNVHLNLTGPELGVAHGAERVDESTVAPRSLDELVFGVVVDAGGSISAEHGIGVHKVPYLHLARSATEIAHMRAIKAAFDPQSILNPGVILPG, encoded by the coding sequence GTGCCACGACAAAACCCACCCGCAGACCCGCGCGGTCGCCGTCTCGGAGCCCGGCTCGAATCGCTTGCCGCCGACCTTGAGTTGGCGATCGGGTCCGCCGGGGTGGTTCGAGATCCTGAGGTCGCGGCGACCTACACCACAGATTGGACCGGACGCTACGGGCCCAAACGCGCCGTGGTGGCACGCCCCACCAACGCCGAGGAGATTGCGCTGTGCCTCGACGCCGCGGCCTCCCACGGCGTGGCGGTGGTCCCCCAAGGGGGCAACACCGGCCTGGTGGGCGGCTCGGTTCCGAACCGCCACGACACGTTGGTGTTGTCGACCCGGCGCTGCCGCCAGATCGGCCCAATCGATGAGGTGACCGGCCAGATCACGGTCGGAGCCGGGGTCACGCTGGCTGAACTCAACTCGGCCCTGCGCGGTTCAGGCTGGCGTTTCGCCGTCGATTTCGCAGCTCGCGACAGCGCGACGATCGGTGGGATGGTCGCCACCAACGCCGGTGGGATCCGGGTGTTTCGGCACGGGTCGACACGCCAACAAGTCGTCGGGCTCGAATACGTCGCGGCGGACGGTCGAATCGCCCGACACCTCGACGCCATGGCGAAGGACAACACCGGCTACGACCTGAAGTCGTTGCTGTGCGGGTCCGAAGGAACCCTGGCCGTCATTTCGGCGGTCCGGTTGCGGCTGATTCCCGAGGTGGGCGAGTCGGTGGTCGCGTTGTGTTCCTTTGCCGACCTCGACGAGGCGATCGGGTTCGCCTGGGAGATCCGTCAGCGGGTGCCCGGCAGCGAAGCGATCGAGTACCTCGACGGGGCCTGTGCCGATCTCGTCGCCATGACGCGTCGTGTCGCCCTGCCGGTTCGCGGCGCCGCGATGATCCTGGTCGAGGCGGCCGCATCCGTGGCGCCGCTCGACGATCTGGCGGCGGGGATCGCCGCGGCCGGGTCGCGGCCCGACGATGTCGCCTTCGGTATCGAGCCATCGCAGCGACGCGAATTGTGGAGGCTGCGCGACGAGCTCACGATTGCGCTGGCGGCTCTGGGAACCGTCCACAAGTACGACGTGTCGGTCCCTCACGATCGGATATCCCACGTCCGGGAGCGCACCGAAGCCGGACTTGCCCGCCTCGCTCCGCGCAGCACCGCCTGGTGGTTCGGTCACGTGTGCGACGACAACGTGCATCTCAACCTCACCGGTCCAGAACTCGGCGTCGCACACGGCGCCGAGCGGGTGGACGAGTCGACGGTGGCTCCGCGATCGCTCGATGAGCTGGTGTTCGGCGTCGTGGTCGATGCGGGAGGGTCGATCAGTGCCGAACACGGAATCGGAGTCCACAAGGTCCCGTATCTTCATCTCGCCCGTTCCGCCACCGAGATCGCGCACATGCGGGCGATCAAAGCGGCGTTCGACCCTCAATCGATTCTGAATCCCGGGGTGATTCTCCCGGGCTGA
- a CDS encoding ABC transporter permease, translating to MTDPAAETAVAVKASKQKLGAVGWVCAAWLILLVLVSLFGGLLKATPIEEGSRALRACGDGSGLPIYDPLGCRDTKAAREQRDSGRAEGKVRHLAGVDDAGRDVFSMVFLGTRTTITIAVVSIAGATLLGGLLGMLSGYFRGRVDTVVSILLDVMIAFPPLVLAMLLVFSYSAGAPERRVRAIMIAVTVVATPILGRIARVSAMSWSQREFVMAAKALGARPHRIILREVLPNVVPAMMSIALLAVGIAIVTEAGLSIIGMGVGGDDVSWGAVIAAGADSFRKMPHLVFVPTVPIVVTVCALNLLGDALRRKFNVRESAL from the coding sequence ATGACTGACCCTGCAGCCGAGACCGCCGTCGCGGTCAAGGCCTCGAAACAGAAACTCGGTGCGGTCGGCTGGGTGTGTGCCGCCTGGCTCATCCTGCTCGTCCTGGTGTCCCTCTTCGGCGGGCTCCTCAAGGCCACACCGATCGAGGAGGGATCACGAGCGCTGCGGGCGTGCGGCGATGGCAGCGGGCTGCCGATCTACGATCCACTCGGGTGTCGCGACACCAAGGCGGCACGCGAACAGCGCGACTCGGGCCGCGCCGAGGGAAAGGTGCGCCACCTCGCCGGGGTCGACGACGCCGGACGCGACGTGTTCAGCATGGTCTTTCTCGGCACCCGCACGACCATCACCATCGCCGTGGTGTCGATCGCCGGCGCCACGCTGCTCGGCGGGCTGCTCGGGATGCTGTCGGGGTATTTCCGCGGTCGTGTCGACACCGTCGTGTCGATCCTGCTCGACGTCATGATCGCGTTCCCTCCGTTGGTGCTGGCGATGCTGCTGGTCTTCAGTTATTCGGCGGGCGCCCCTGAACGTCGGGTACGCGCCATCATGATCGCCGTCACCGTGGTCGCCACACCGATCCTCGGCCGGATCGCTCGAGTGTCGGCGATGTCGTGGTCCCAGCGCGAATTCGTCATGGCGGCGAAGGCGCTCGGAGCCCGACCACATCGGATCATCCTTCGCGAGGTGCTTCCGAATGTCGTTCCGGCGATGATGTCGATCGCGCTGCTCGCGGTCGGCATCGCAATCGTGACCGAGGCAGGGCTTTCGATCATCGGCATGGGCGTGGGCGGCGACGATGTGAGTTGGGGTGCCGTCATCGCCGCTGGAGCCGACAGTTTCCGGAAGATGCCGCACCTGGTCTTCGTGCCGACCGTGCCGATCGTGGTGACCGTGTGCGCGCTGAACCTGCTCGGAGACGCGCTGCGCCGCAAGTTCAACGTCCGGGAGAGTGCGCTGTGA
- a CDS encoding ATP-binding cassette domain-containing protein: protein MAGSGTAHLRDDVLLRVENLVMEFAVKGTRDKVQAVSNISFDVADGETLGLVGESGCGKSTTGKAIMQLPKPTSGRVSFDGVDMTSLRGEQLRSTRPKMQMIFQDPISSLNPRRTITQIVSEPLRIWKRGSDTDRAAKVDEVLSAVGVDPAAAAVRRPHEFSGGQCQRISIARAVVTDPKLIICDEPVSALDVSVQAQVLNLLEDMKARYGLTMVFIAHDLAVVKNISDRIAVMYLGKMCEVAAPDALFSAPAHPYTRALISAIPHPDPSLSIDTTWRLEGDLPSPLNPPSGCRFRTRCPNAQDVCSSVEPQMTAVANADSPHYVACHFPLQPVTTPVTIGR, encoded by the coding sequence ATGGCTGGCAGTGGAACCGCCCACCTTCGCGACGATGTGCTGTTGCGTGTCGAGAACCTCGTCATGGAGTTCGCCGTCAAAGGGACCCGCGACAAGGTCCAGGCCGTTTCCAACATCAGCTTCGATGTGGCCGACGGAGAAACCCTCGGGCTCGTGGGCGAATCCGGGTGCGGAAAGTCGACCACCGGCAAGGCCATCATGCAGCTTCCGAAGCCGACCTCCGGACGTGTGAGCTTCGATGGCGTCGACATGACGTCACTTCGCGGGGAACAACTGCGCTCGACGCGGCCGAAGATGCAGATGATCTTCCAGGATCCCATCTCCTCGCTGAACCCTCGACGCACGATCACCCAGATCGTGTCCGAACCCCTCCGGATCTGGAAGCGCGGATCCGACACAGACCGGGCAGCGAAAGTTGACGAGGTGCTTTCCGCGGTCGGCGTCGATCCGGCGGCCGCCGCGGTTCGCCGTCCCCACGAGTTCTCCGGCGGTCAGTGCCAGCGGATCTCCATCGCCCGGGCGGTGGTGACCGACCCGAAGCTCATCATCTGTGACGAACCGGTGTCGGCGCTTGACGTCTCGGTGCAGGCTCAGGTCCTCAACCTGCTCGAGGACATGAAGGCCCGCTATGGCCTGACGATGGTGTTCATCGCGCACGACCTCGCCGTCGTGAAGAACATCTCGGATCGGATCGCGGTGATGTACCTGGGCAAGATGTGCGAGGTCGCCGCTCCTGATGCCTTGTTCAGCGCACCGGCGCATCCTTACACCCGAGCGTTGATCAGTGCTATCCCCCACCCGGACCCGTCGCTGTCCATCGACACGACCTGGCGTCTGGAGGGCGACCTTCCGTCCCCGCTCAATCCCCCGTCGGGGTGCCGGTTCCGAACCCGCTGCCCGAACGCGCAGGACGTGTGTTCGTCGGTGGAGCCGCAGATGACCGCCGTGGCCAACGCCGACTCACCGCATTACGTGGCCTGCCATTTCCCGTTGCAGCCCGTCACCACCCCGGTGACCATTGGGCGCTGA